TTCCTAAATGTAACACTTTGCTTATTATATTTATTTTATTAAAAAGGACAACCCACCTGATTTTTAAGATAGGCTTGATACATAAGGATTTTTTTGTTCAAAAACGTTGTTGTTAATGTAACGCCTTACAGATTAATAAAAATTTTAGTATAGATCAACCGAATTAAATGCCTTTCATTTTTATACAATAGTGATGAAGATAAGTTAGGTAGCTTATATTGTTTTTATAGAAAGCTGCGGTTTGATACGAAATTAAAAGGGTATACTCTCTATTTTGAATACATTAAATATTCAGCCTTAACATATTCATATTCCTTTGCAAGACTGCTCTCTGCAAGTACAGTTATTGGTCTGCTTTTATCTAAAATAGTTCCATAACTTGGTGTAGAAACGTCCCTCCCAAACTTTTCTTCTATAATATTCAGTCGTTCTTGAAACAACTCCTCCATACTTTCACTAAGTCTTTCTTTTAAGTTTAATGTGAATTTCACAATATAATTGTATATTTCATCTGCATATTCAAATACTTCTTTTTCTGTAGGAATATATCCTTTGTGGATAACATTATTTCTAAATGATGTTTTTTTATTAGGAAATGAAGTAGGTACTTCTTTAAACATAGACAAATACATAAAATAGAAAGCCCCTAATTGGCGTTCTGATTGATTAGAAACAAGCTTCCATGTCTTTTCTACTTCCTCGGCACCAATATCAAAACCATTAAGGATTACCCGTGTAGCATACTCATAAAATCTTTCAAGTGAAGAAGCTAAGCTTGAAACTGCTTCTCTAGCAAACCCATTATTTAAAGCGAGCATACCTAAATCAAACAATATTTCATATTTTTCATTCCTTATTAATTGAATTGAATAATGTCCGTTTTCACATTTAACCTCATATACTCCATCATCAGTTATATCGATTGCTGATTCAATATTTTTTCGACCATTTAAAAAACATGTTGTGCATGGAAAATTTAGTTTCATTGTGATTCACCTTCTTATCTTATTTTAATTAAATCATCAACCCTGAGATATAAAATTAAGGAATACAGCAAGCTCATAGCACTGTAAGTCATATGAGCCATAATCATCTCTTTTTATGAAAAGGAAAGGTTATTCATCTTTATTATGTTTACTCTTAAATCTATGTGATACACTTATTAAGTTTCTACAACAAAAATCATTAGTATTTTTGGGGACCTACTAATTCACTTTTTTCAAATACATAGACAAATAGTTCTTTTTCATAGTTGGATAAATCAAATTATCTAGTTACTTGAAATATAACAACGGGATTCTTCAAAAATTATAATATTTCCTACACTTCTTTTTTAGTTCTTCTTTTTTATCTTCACTTAAGAAATCATATTGAGTTTCAATACATTCCTCTAAGTAAGACTTAAACTCTGTTTTATTAAGAATGTCTTTTTTTAACATACTCAACAATATAGCATCTAATCGTAAATCAAAAAATTCTCCGGACTCAAATATGTTTTGATCACGGCTTTCAATGGAATATTTATAGCTTATTTCAAAAATTGCGATACTTGATTTTAACAAATGAACAGAGTAAAAAATAATAAAGAACAAACCATAGGATAATACAAATCCCAAAATAATATATATCCAAATTAAGTATACTGGATGGAAGTTTATAGATAATACAAAGTAAATTAAAATAAATAATATTATATATCCACCGACAACCGTTCCTAAATGATAAAAGCTGAAAAATATAGACATTAAATTTTCGTATTTATTATTATGGTGGAGTTTATCTACAACCTTAGTGTTTACAGTTCCGGTCAATATTGCAAGCCCACTTATCAAGAAACCTAACACACCAATTAACGCAAAGGATGAATTAAGAACTATATTTTTTGTTGTATCACTTACATAACTTAAATTCGATTCATTTGATGTCAAGAAATAATAAACTATAACAGTAAAAATCATAGAGAGTAGGAAGGAATAATAAGCTTCAGGTTTATATAAATGAAAAAAAGGATTGTGTCTCAGGTTCGTCCTATTAGAAAATTCACCAAACGATATTTTTTTATGCATGCTACTCACCTTCATCAAATTTTTCCACTACCATTTTTGTTAAAAATGAAGATATAGCTATTTTCGCCTTTTTAATAAATTTGTTCCCATCTTCTTTTTCATTATCATATATAGAAACTCTATATGGAGAATCTTGTTCAGAATTAAAATAAAATTTTGTTCCATCCTTATTTACTCCATTAACCTCTATACTCCCATATCCCCTGGCATATTTTTCATACGCTCTATTCGAATCTAAAACTTGTTTTACAATAGTTGAATTAATATTTATACCTGTTTTGCTTTTCTGATGAACTTCAAATACACTTATTTTTTTCTGTATGTTGCCTTCCTCCATTTTAACCACATCATCATCATATAATTTTCTCAAATCTTCATTATTGTTATTAGGCGGAATGACAGTAGACTTTATTCTTTCTACTTTATAAGCTTGTTTTAAACGTTCTTCAATGGTAAAAGGATCTTTCAGTAAAAATATTTCAAAACCCACCCTCTCTAAGTAAATGTTCAATAACTCTTGAAATGATTCATTAAATTGCTTATATCCAAACTTGTTCCGCTGACAAAAAGAAATTACTTCTGAATTTAAGTCAAAATAAAAATATATACTTATTGAGTTATTACTATGAGTAACACTAAGGGACTCTCTTTTTTTATCGTCCCATTCTTCTGTATGTAATGGATATCTCCTAACTAATTTTCCAGTAATATAAAAATTATCAGCATCTTTTACTTTTGTTAATTCAGAGAAATTGTAGACTTCACTTAAATCAATGGTCTCTAACTCATTATTGCTATTAATAAAAGTTCTTTCTTCTAACTTTTTATACTCAGTTTTATTATCAATCTTATTAAAAACTTCGTCCATAATTTCTTGAATTGAAGTTCTTTCAGCATATACATCAAATATATTTGAATTTACGTTCACTTTTGAGAAATACATCATAAGTGTCATAAGAATCCCCCAATTTTTTCTTTGTTTTTTATTATGATACCATACGCATATGGTAATTTCTTCAATTTTTCAAACTAATTACTAATATTTAAAATTTCTTAGTAATAACGCAAAAACTATGCGTTTCTATTATCAATAGAAGCGCATAGTTTAGGACTAGTGAGCATTAAATGGAGTTGAATTAAGGAAACACACTAGAAAATTTAACAAATCATTGTATTTGAATACCTATAAATTTATTTTCCAAGAGCTAAAAACAATGTCATATATTATAATACATGTCATTATTAATAATAATTTATGACAGTATTAGATATATCTCACACCATCACCTGTATAACGTAAATCAGGGTCTTTCACCATTCGACCAATCAACACCACTTCATTAATCACGATTCTCCCTCCTTTTTTCTACAAAATTCGTGTTGCTCCGTTATCATAACTGCTTGCTTAAGGAAGGTAAAATGAGTGTTTTCAGGTTTTGTAATGGTTTTTTGGAGTAAAATCGGATTTTGCTCTAAGGGGAAAATCCTGTTTTAGGGTGGCGGAAAGTTGTCGAAACATGAAATTAGAGATATTGGGGTTTTTTTATGCCTTCAGATTGTGGTAGGTATCTTTCTTTGTGCTTATGTTATAATAAGACAAAATATTGGTACATGTTCTTGAAAAGAACCGAAAATATACCCGTTGGAGGAAAATCATGAAAACGTTCAGACTTGTTGCAATATCCCTCGTACATGGTGAAGAAGTTGAACAACTGGATTTACAAGACGGATTGATTATCAATAGAGAGTACGGAAAAGAAAATTGGTTGATAGAAGCATTGCTGCCTAAGAGTGAGCCGGAAAAGTACGAAGAGTTTCGCGATAAGGAAGAAATGCTACATGTTCAAGCAACTATTTCTAAACCGACGAATGATCCCGCTTCCTTTGAGGCCGTCGTCCGCCAAGTGGCAGTGATGGAAGACAAAATGAGCATCCTGTTCGAAGGCGAGCTCTTCCGAAAAAACACCAACTACCACGAAAAACTGCTAGAACGCCTAGTGAACGAAGGCTACAATGGCGACGAACTAGTGGAAGCCTTCAAAAACAAGGTAAAAGAAAAACCAGTGCTTGAGAAGAGCAAGTGAGGTTTAGCGTGATAAAGCGATAAAGAGGGGTCTGACCCGCTGTGCGTTAATGCACTAAAGAGGGGTCTGACCCTTTTGCTTTCCATCTTCCTTCCCAATAAACTCTGCCTCCAACACATACCGCTCAGGCGCGCTCCCAATAAAGGTAAAAGGATAGCAGGTTGTAATCGTCAATACCTCCCGCGCTCGGGGAACGACCACAGATGTATCCTCTTTATCCACAACCCTAATCTTGCTGATCTTGTAAGTGTACAAGCCGCCGCCAAACCAAAACACAACCTTATCCCCTACCTCAACCTCTTCCAGCCTACGAAATACAGTATCCCTATGCCCAGACAGTACTATGTTTCCTCCGTCCCCAGGCAAACTCGTACCTGGAACATGCCCCACACCTTTTCCAAGCTCGCCTTCCGTCACACCATGAAATACTGGAATTCCAACCTCTAACACAGGAAAATACACTTCTCCAATTTCATCTCCTGCTGCGATACTCACAGCCAGAGGCACCTCCAATTCCTGCCCGCCTCCTTCCTCCACCTTACTTCCAAATTCTGACCTATCCTCCACCGCCGAAACTCCCTGCCAATACAAAAGGCCGCTTCCAACAAACAAAGCAGCCCCTGTACCCATCAAAATCCAAAGAACAAGCACCCGCATCCCCTATCCCCTGCGGACCCTTCTCGCACCAAGCAGCAAACCAGCCAATCCTATCAAGCACAGTCCCGCCAACATCCCTAATCCATAAAGAGACGCCGTGTCAGGCATTCTATTATTATAAAGCTCATCACTCATTTTCACACCAACCTGCCCCAAGTGTATGAGCTCTTTTCCCGTAGACTGCACGTAAGTTGGCGATACAATTTGCTCATCCATTACTGCAGAAGCAAGAAGTGAACCCTCCCCATCAAACAGGTCCAGGTGAACTTCCTTCCCTTCCAACCATCCAGGCTGCATAAGTGCCTCTTGGGATACCTTAACCCGACTACCGTCCTCTACATGAAGGTCGGCCTCCACCTGAAACACTTCCATGAATTCAGTCCATAGCGAAAACACTTTATCCACAGAATTTGGTTCTTCATTCAACATCCCTTGCAATCTTTCAAGTTCTTCTGCCAAAACATCTTTCGGGAGACTCAAAATATGCTGGAAAATCTGGCGTGCTTCTTCTGCTTCAAATCCCATGGAAACGAGAAAATCCTCCGCACGCGCGACTTCTTCCTCATGTGTCATATAAAAATCAACCGCAATTTCTAAGTCCTCAATGAACGTATAATCCTGCACCTTTTCTCCAAAACGGGACAAAAGGACTTCCAGCTCTTCTTTTGTAAGATCGTAAGTTTCTAACATTACAAGAAGATTTTCCTCGTTGATTGGCGTTCCAAGCTCATCACGCAAATGTTCGATGTCCTTGAAATCATCCAAATTCACTTCATAAAACGCTAAATACTTATTAAGGTCCTTCCTTATCCAGCCAATCTCCTTCAAGTAGGAATCCACCTCTTCCTCTTTTGGAGCCGCAGTTGCACCAAGCGGGGAAAAGAACAGTGTCCCCCCTATTAAAAATGCACAAATAACCAATATAAAACGCTGCATTTTTTATGCCTCCCATTCATCGTTACATTTTTTAAGTAGCATGTGCATACGAGGAAAATTTATGCAGGAAACTGACTATTTTCCAAATAAAAAAAGCACCTAACCTCCCCCGAGATAAATCGGGAAAATCAGGTGCTTACTCCATTACGAAGCGCCCTCTAAGGCTGCCTCAATATCTTCTTCAAAAGTTTGGATAACTGGCTGTAAAACCTCATCCAACTTTCGGAATGTCGATGATACACTTCCAGCTGAGATACCAAACTCTTCAGCCAACGCTTTCTGTGTTTCTTGTTGTTCTTTCATAAAATGAGTGTCTAAAAAGTAAATCAATGCAGCAGCGTAATTCTGCTCATTGCGAATCATCGGACTCTCTTTCATGCAATAGATGGACCAAAGCATGGAAGCAAATTCAAAAAACCTTTTCGGATAACCGCGCTTTTTAGCTCCTTCTGTAAACAGGTCCAACACACGCTCCTGCGCCTCATCTTGAACAGGCAACTGCTGAACATCCTCTTCACTTAGTTCAAACTCTACCATTTTACCTGCAAGCTCTGGGAATTCTGCACGAATATAGGCGGAATCAATTTCCACTTTTGCAAACTCCTCGGCTAGCTTTTCTTCCAAACGGATAGCTTCCAACACCCCGCGTTCAAAAGTGGACATGAACACAACCTTTGCCTGTTTGAACGGAACAAACATCCCAATTACCAGCTCATTTTTGCTTAAGCTATCCTCTCTGCCGATGTATGTGACTTTTTCTTTCTCTTTTGTAAAAAAGTCTTCCATCGTGTATGTCTCACCGCGCACATTTCCCACCTTATAGACAGATGGATATGCCTTTTGCCAGCTTTCCGCCCATTCTTTTACTTGCGGACGGGAGAACTTGCCCTCTTGAACTGCGGCGAACTCTTCCACGATTGTTAAACCATTATCTCGCTTTACCGTGAACATATACCAGAGATGAAGCAGCTCGTTAAATGCCTCTTCCTTCATCTCATCTAATGAAAATTTATGTAGATACTTGGAGCTGACCGTTTCAAGCTCACTAGCAAACTTTTCATAGGCAAACCGCATCATTTCAACCTGAAGCCCCATCACTTCTGATTCCAACACTTTATCAAGGTTGTCTTGTTTTTTCTCACAACACTTCTTATATTTCTTTCCACTGCCACAAGGACATGAATCATTTCTTCCAATCATTCTATCACCTTAAACCTTTTGTTTTTTCTAAGTTGTTCTCATTCGATATTTACAGACAACGTGTTTAATTCTAACATATTTCTCTCTTTCATGGAGGAAAGCAATGGCTGGATATCTTAGCCAAACATATTTGGCCAAAATAAAAACACCTTCAAACGGGTAAGGGAAGGTGTTATCTAGTAATCTATTATCTTATTTATTTTATTAGCAGCTGCAGCTTTTCTTTCATTTCATTTACAAGTTCCATCATCGAGATATTCTCTCTCTCTGTTCCTTGTTGATAGGCATATTGAAGCACTTTGATAATCTCGTCTTTGTTATCAATATTTTTAAAATCGTTCATTAACTAAATTTCACCGCCCAATTAATTACAAAATATACTACAATTCTACTATTTTTTAGTAAAAACACAAGGATAATTTGAAATTTTTTCTAATATAACTAGATTTTC
This window of the Sutcliffiella horikoshii genome carries:
- a CDS encoding YwpF family protein, with amino-acid sequence MKTFRLVAISLVHGEEVEQLDLQDGLIINREYGKENWLIEALLPKSEPEKYEEFRDKEEMLHVQATISKPTNDPASFEAVVRQVAVMEDKMSILFEGELFRKNTNYHEKLLERLVNEGYNGDELVEAFKNKVKEKPVLEKSK
- a CDS encoding class D sortase produces the protein MRVLVLWILMGTGAALFVGSGLLYWQGVSAVEDRSEFGSKVEEGGGQELEVPLAVSIAAGDEIGEVYFPVLEVGIPVFHGVTEGELGKGVGHVPGTSLPGDGGNIVLSGHRDTVFRRLEEVEVGDKVVFWFGGGLYTYKISKIRVVDKEDTSVVVPRAREVLTITTCYPFTFIGSAPERYVLEAEFIGKEDGKQKGQTPL
- a CDS encoding processed acidic surface protein, with the protein product MQRFILVICAFLIGGTLFFSPLGATAAPKEEEVDSYLKEIGWIRKDLNKYLAFYEVNLDDFKDIEHLRDELGTPINEENLLVMLETYDLTKEELEVLLSRFGEKVQDYTFIEDLEIAVDFYMTHEEEVARAEDFLVSMGFEAEEARQIFQHILSLPKDVLAEELERLQGMLNEEPNSVDKVFSLWTEFMEVFQVEADLHVEDGSRVKVSQEALMQPGWLEGKEVHLDLFDGEGSLLASAVMDEQIVSPTYVQSTGKELIHLGQVGVKMSDELYNNRMPDTASLYGLGMLAGLCLIGLAGLLLGARRVRRG
- a CDS encoding SEC-C metal-binding domain-containing protein, which gives rise to MIGRNDSCPCGSGKKYKKCCEKKQDNLDKVLESEVMGLQVEMMRFAYEKFASELETVSSKYLHKFSLDEMKEEAFNELLHLWYMFTVKRDNGLTIVEEFAAVQEGKFSRPQVKEWAESWQKAYPSVYKVGNVRGETYTMEDFFTKEKEKVTYIGREDSLSKNELVIGMFVPFKQAKVVFMSTFERGVLEAIRLEEKLAEEFAKVEIDSAYIRAEFPELAGKMVEFELSEEDVQQLPVQDEAQERVLDLFTEGAKKRGYPKRFFEFASMLWSIYCMKESPMIRNEQNYAAALIYFLDTHFMKEQQETQKALAEEFGISAGSVSSTFRKLDEVLQPVIQTFEEDIEAALEGAS